The following is a genomic window from Pygocentrus nattereri isolate fPygNat1 chromosome 8, fPygNat1.pri, whole genome shotgun sequence.
acagtacctgctctgtgagggtccatgggggtcctgaccactgaagaacagggtaacagagtatcagagaaacagatggactccagtctgtaactgtagaactacagagcgGAGCTGGTAAAACgtacagtgagcgtagaaacgaggaggtggtcagaaagtCGCGCCTGATCTGTGTAATTTGATGTATTATTTTGCAGTGGTAGATTTGTTTCTTCATTATAGACGCATGAGACAAATGATCAAAGCTCCCTGCTTTCAGTGCGACCagttttctaatattttatgATGCTACCTTGAGTACTTTGTCGGTGGGAGAACTTTGTCAACTCTGGAAGAAGGTTAAATGCTCTTATATGCTCCTACGTCCCACCATATAGAATTGGATGATGCAGAAATAAAGACGTGTTGCTGACTGGCTGTCAGCTCGGCTAATTGTGCACGCGTTGACTGCTTACGGTCTTGAGAGGTTGTGGACCTTTTTATAGCGGTTATTAGAGGAACAGAAGATACAGACAGTAGTTTGAATTGGTTCGCCTATAATACTGAGAGCAATGGACAGATACTTCCAGTCCTCGTCCCTTCACCCAACCCCTTCTCACCTTGTGTGTAGCTGTGTTTTACTTCTGTGGTTTCAATGTTGTTTATGTGCTTAAAACAAAACCACCAAGCACTTTTGTGGACCTCCTGAAGACGCCCAGTCCATTTCTGTCCCAGGACAGTGGaaagaaatgttattttggAGCATCCCTTAGCCGAGGCCCCTGCCAGGAGATGGCATTGAATGGGCAGTTCTTGTCCTGGTAAGTGCAGTGGTTTTCAGTACTGTCCTGTTGCTGTTTCACAAGCTGTTCTGAGCAACTGGTACACAGTACAGGATACTGCGTTTAAGCCCACTGCGTGAGCAGGAGAGCAGGTGAAATTCTGCATATTCGACTTTGCTTTGAGAGGTTGATGGTCCGGTAGAATAATCAGGCTCCGCCAATTAAACACTCAAGGAGAAGGGCATTTCGATATTTGGGTATGCTGCATGGATTTGGTCCTTATAAACTGGCAAATCATAGAAATTCTCCAACAAATGTCTGGGTTGACTGTCTGTACCTCAGTTAGTGCTGGGCGATGTGACCTCTAACCAGTTGAATGTCCTACCTCGATTACGATTAATGAAcgattatatatttatttatttttagtttactGACCAGgtttgtactgtaaatatgttctgCATATCTTAATGTAAATTGTCTCAACAGCCACACTGAAATTCACATGGCTTTTATGTCGATCCACCTCACATTCGTCCTAATTTCGCTCTGCTGAGACTTGAACATTTGGGCTGATATTTCTGTTCCATGAAATGAGAAGAGACTCGTCCAAAACCCTCCGTGTTTGAGGAGATTCTGAAAGAAATGTccgaacgaggccgcaggagaacgaggccgcaggagaacgaggccgcaggagaacgaggccgcaggagaacgaggccgcaggagaacgaggccgcaggagaacgaggccgcaggagaacgaggccgcaggagaacgaggccgcaggagaacgaggccgcaggagaacgaggccgcaggagaacgaggccgcaggagaacgaggccgcaggagaacgaggccgcaggagaacgaggccgcaggagaacgaggccgcagcgTCAAATAACAGTTAAAACTCTGGAAgcgaagtttaaagaatccgaggacgtgAATCGaagaagtgaccgcgccctttttacggctCTAACACCttctgggtgatgagctcagctctcagtgaagcttcatgatgctcctgtgatgctggtgaagatgaagctggcgttcgttggcagttgtgattgtttacctctggagtGACTCTGTTCTTTTGCCCCCCTGGGTCAGTTTAgaagctgatctgttcagactgtcgcagacagatcacatttaaaagatcgtctaaacagccaaacaatcggatttgctgagaaaatcagatttgggccacttttacctgctgtgtgaatgtagccttagCTTTCATGTCGCAGAGTGGACGTGGCGGAGTCACGTGACCACACACGCCGTAGTAAGTTTTTAAGGTGACGGTACATGAACGCAGAGTCGGGAAAGaattcacagaaaaataaaaaatcaaaatgaCCAACGTGGGCAAGATTCCGCTGATTAGAGATTCTGAATGTTTCGATTAATCGCCCAGCCCTAACCTCAGTCACTTAATCTGGTGTGCCACTACGTAACTGCTTGAAGCTTCAGACAATCAGGAAAGTGACTGCACTTTCTTTGGCTTCCCATTGTTTGACCAAACAGTGTAAAACCTGCTCTTTTTGATACGGAAACTTGGTCTCAaaacagctgaaacagtcctGGCACGCTTGAATGTTGTATACTGAGGAAAAATCACTGTTTGTTCCAGTGCAAAGGACCTCCTTATGGAAATTCTAGTTATGGTTGAGATTTTTAAAACCTCTTATTGCAGTGTTTGGGAGTTgattgtttggttttatttttttcttcttcaagcATTGGAGGCTTTTATGTCCCACCATAAAGGGCTAGATGATGCAGAAGTAAACATGTTGCTGACTGGCTGTCAGCTTGGCTAAAACGGATGCTGTCATGTTACCTATTCAGATCCAGAATTGGATATCATTGAATTAATAGATCAATCCCACTAATACCTCATATGCATGGTACTAACGTTTTCAGTTCTAGCGGGAAGGTTTTTGTAAATtccagtttgtttttgttgttcctCCCATAATGACACAAGTCTGCTTGCATTTCTTTGCACTTCATTCAGAATTGATGAGCAGGCTTAGCCATTATTAGCAGGCAAAAAGTCAGATATGCAGCATTTTACAAGTTTTTTTggtctttaataataataataataataataataataattttcagtGGTCATATCAATATTTAGGtttgcaaagttttttttttttccccctctggattaagtttatttctttctctcatttatCTTTATTGTCGACTGATGAAAATTAATCCAGAGGGATGTTGAATAAAGTGGACAACTTGCCTCAGCAACCGTCTTTAGACAGCCAGCCCAGCATATGTGCTGTCTCATATATGGAACCCTTATGTCAAGGATTAAAATACTGATGACCTTCATCACAGACATATGTTTCTTTGATCAGGCGAGATTACTGAGGAAGAGTTGGCGAACCGCCTTCAGCAAATCAAAGATGgccctgagcagctgcacaatGATGGCGGCAGCGGCGGCGGCGTTGGTGGCAgcggcggcagcagcagcaccggcagcagcagcaccagcagcaccagcaccggcggcagcagcagcagccctgAAGGCAATAGTGAACAGCCCCCAGGTATGTCGGTATTTTCTGATTTACATGCAAATTACTTGGTTGTATGTTACCTGCTTTTCTGTTGAATTTCTTTGGAGAAGCCAGTTATGAAAAGTAGTTGTTCTCTTCTTCAGTTCCAGTATCGGAGGGAACAGAAGAAGCGTCCAATGGCGACACTCTCCTCGACTGGCTCAACACTGTGCGTCAGACTGGCAACACCACAAGAAGTGGTCATCGGGGCAACCAGTCGTGGCGGGCGGTGAGCCGAACCAATCCAAGTAGTGGAGACTTCCGTTTCAGCTTGGAGATCAATGTCAATCGCAACATAGCCGAGCAGCAAACGCAGACTGACGCAGAGCGGCTGGAAGGAGACCAGGCCCCTCCAGACGGTCCTGTGTCTGAGCCTGAGGTGCCCATGGAGACAGCAGAGGTGGTCGAGGAGCCTGTGGTGGAGGAAATGGCTGTCATGGTGGAGCCTGAGCTCCCTGTCCCTGACAGTCCAACTGTAACCAGCCAACCTAGTCCACCGGTTGAGATTTTAACCCCTCCAATTGTTACTCCAGTAGAGCCACGTAGAGGCCAGATTAGAGCACGTAGCCCAAGTCCGGAACAGCGCAGAACCAGGGCCCGTACAGCTAGGAGTCGTTTACCTCTCAACCTTGACCAGTTGGACGGCCTTCCTCAGGCCCGCAGTGGCCTGCCTTCTCGCAGTCACGAGCCCATTTTGGAAGCAGCTCCTCAGATAGAGGGCAGTTCCAGGACTCGGCTGCATGTTTTGTCTAGGCAGAGCAACGTCCAGGTGGAAAGCCAGGAGTCTGTAGCAGATCCTGAGCCACCTCCAGCACCTCAGCAAGGGGAGGCTCCTGCTGGAGAAGCAGGAGCTTCAGGCCGGCGTCCTCCGACTATAATGCTGGACTTGCAGGTGCGTAGGGTGCGGCCAGGTGAgtaccgagagagagacagcattGCCAACCGCACCCGCTCTCGTTCACAGACCTCCAACAACACTTTCTTGTATGAAACCGAACGCGGGGGCTTTCGCAGGACCTTCTCCCGTTCCGAGCGGGCAGGAGTGAGGACATACGTCAGCACGATCCGCATTCCCATCAGGAGGATCTCTGATGCTGGTCTTGGTGAGGCCACCTCTTTGGCTCTGCAGTCAATGATCCGGCAGATCATGACTGGTTTTGCTGAACTTAGCTACTTTATGGACTCCGATTCGGACTCTTCAGACTCAAACCGCGGTTCCAACCCCTCTACAGATCTCCCCGACACGCCGGGAAATCCCGACACTGCCAGCGCTTCTTCTGTACCTGATGCTCCCGTTGCTAGTGCCGGAGGCTCAAACGAGGGTGATGCCACAGAAGCACGAACAGAGGAGACGGAGGGAAGTGCGGAACCCtcccagcagagagagagcaggcagAGGCCGCGAGCTGCCATTAGCCTCGAGGAGACCGCCTCTCTGCCCTTTCTGCGACTTGCACATTTCTTCTTGCTCAATGACGAAGATGACGACCAGCCCAGGGGCCTCACCAAAGAGCAGATCGACAACCTCGCAATGCGCAACTTCGGCGAGAGCGATGCGTTCAAGACCTGCAGCGTCTGCATCACAGAGTATGCGGAAGGTAACAAGCTCCGCAAGTTGCCCTGCTCTCACGAATACCACGTGCACTGTATCGACCGCTGGCTTTCGGAGAACTCTACTTGCCCCATCTGCCGCAGGGCAGTCCTCGTTTCTGCCAACCGCGAGAGCGTCGTCTAGCTGTAGTGCAGGGTCTCCTATCATATTTCAATTATTCTTTCGCCTTACAATAGCATTTGGTACTTTGTGATGTGAGGTGTCTCAGACACGGTCAAACCCAACCTATTTTAAGCCATTGAAAGTTTTACCAGATGTGCGGAGTACATTTGTAGTGGCACATACTTTGACGTGTTTATACGAAATACCCTTTTCTTTTGCTTGCTTTGAAATATTGACTCACATGATGATGAAGAGTCCTTTGAATATT
Proteins encoded in this region:
- the rlim gene encoding E3 ubiquitin-protein ligase RLIM isoform X3, giving the protein MGSSCPGEITEEELANRLQQIKDGPEQLHNDGGSGGGVGGSGGSSSTGSSSTSSTSTGGSSSSPEGNSEQPPVPVSEGTEEASNGDTLLDWLNTVRQTGNTTRSGHRGNQSWRAVSRTNPSSGDFRFSLEINVNRNIAEQQTQTDAERLEGDQAPPDGPVSEPEVPMETAEVVEEPVVEEMAVMVEPELPVPDSPTVTSQPSPPVEILTPPIVTPVEPRRGQIRARSPSPEQRRTRARTARSRLPLNLDQLDGLPQARSGLPSRSHEPILEAAPQIEGSSRTRLHVLSRQSNVQVESQESVADPEPPPAPQQGEAPAGEAGASGRRPPTIMLDLQVRRVRPGEYRERDSIANRTRSRSQTSNNTFLYETERGGFRRTFSRSERAGVRTYVSTIRIPIRRISDAGLGEATSLALQSMIRQIMTGFAELSYFMDSDSDSSDSNRGSNPSTDLPDTPGNPDTASASSVPDAPVASAGGSNEGDATEARTEETEGSAEPSQQRESRQRPRAAISLEETASLPFLRLAHFFLLNDEDDDQPRGLTKEQIDNLAMRNFGESDAFKTCSVCITEYAEGNKLRKLPCSHEYHVHCIDRWLSENSTCPICRRAVLVSANRESVV
- the rlim gene encoding E3 ubiquitin-protein ligase RLIM isoform X1, coding for MHAQLHRRRGNSGFTFNVVLTVILALTAMESSDNAEQGGSEQSDSQRRQQRDRLDREEAFYQFVNSLSEEDYRLMRDNNLLGTPGEITEEELANRLQQIKDGPEQLHNDGGSGGGVGGSGGSSSTGSSSTSSTSTGGSSSSPEGNSEQPPVPVSEGTEEASNGDTLLDWLNTVRQTGNTTRSGHRGNQSWRAVSRTNPSSGDFRFSLEINVNRNIAEQQTQTDAERLEGDQAPPDGPVSEPEVPMETAEVVEEPVVEEMAVMVEPELPVPDSPTVTSQPSPPVEILTPPIVTPVEPRRGQIRARSPSPEQRRTRARTARSRLPLNLDQLDGLPQARSGLPSRSHEPILEAAPQIEGSSRTRLHVLSRQSNVQVESQESVADPEPPPAPQQGEAPAGEAGASGRRPPTIMLDLQVRRVRPGEYRERDSIANRTRSRSQTSNNTFLYETERGGFRRTFSRSERAGVRTYVSTIRIPIRRISDAGLGEATSLALQSMIRQIMTGFAELSYFMDSDSDSSDSNRGSNPSTDLPDTPGNPDTASASSVPDAPVASAGGSNEGDATEARTEETEGSAEPSQQRESRQRPRAAISLEETASLPFLRLAHFFLLNDEDDDQPRGLTKEQIDNLAMRNFGESDAFKTCSVCITEYAEGNKLRKLPCSHEYHVHCIDRWLSENSTCPICRRAVLVSANRESVV
- the rlim gene encoding E3 ubiquitin-protein ligase RLIM isoform X2 — its product is MESSDNAEQGGSEQSDSQRRQQRDRLDREEAFYQFVNSLSEEDYRLMRDNNLLGTPGEITEEELANRLQQIKDGPEQLHNDGGSGGGVGGSGGSSSTGSSSTSSTSTGGSSSSPEGNSEQPPVPVSEGTEEASNGDTLLDWLNTVRQTGNTTRSGHRGNQSWRAVSRTNPSSGDFRFSLEINVNRNIAEQQTQTDAERLEGDQAPPDGPVSEPEVPMETAEVVEEPVVEEMAVMVEPELPVPDSPTVTSQPSPPVEILTPPIVTPVEPRRGQIRARSPSPEQRRTRARTARSRLPLNLDQLDGLPQARSGLPSRSHEPILEAAPQIEGSSRTRLHVLSRQSNVQVESQESVADPEPPPAPQQGEAPAGEAGASGRRPPTIMLDLQVRRVRPGEYRERDSIANRTRSRSQTSNNTFLYETERGGFRRTFSRSERAGVRTYVSTIRIPIRRISDAGLGEATSLALQSMIRQIMTGFAELSYFMDSDSDSSDSNRGSNPSTDLPDTPGNPDTASASSVPDAPVASAGGSNEGDATEARTEETEGSAEPSQQRESRQRPRAAISLEETASLPFLRLAHFFLLNDEDDDQPRGLTKEQIDNLAMRNFGESDAFKTCSVCITEYAEGNKLRKLPCSHEYHVHCIDRWLSENSTCPICRRAVLVSANRESVV